The bacterium genome segment AACCACGGCTATGCGGTCGACGAGGCGTCGGTCGCCGGCACAGAACTCGCCGTGACGCACCGCAACCTCAACGATGGGACGGTGGAAGGCCTGCGGCACCCGAAGCTGGCGATCATGACCGTGCAGTACCACCCCGAGGGGCGGCCCGGACCGCTCGACTCGTCGTATCTGTTCGATGCGTGGATGGAGATGATAGGGGCCGGCACTCGCCCGGAGTCCGCCCGAATCTGATGACCGGCAGTATCAGCAAAGTTCTCGTCATCGGATCGGGACCGATTACGATCGGTCAGGCCGCGGAGTTCGACTACTCCGGCAGCCAGGCGTGCCGCTCGCTTTCGGAAGAGGGCGTCGAGGTCGTCCTCGTCAACAGCAACCCGGCGACGATCATGACGGACGTCGAAACCGCCGACCGCGTCTACATCGAGCCGCTCACGGTGGAGTTCCTGACCCGGGTGATCGCGCGCGAGCGGCCGCAGGGCCTCCTCGCCACCCTCGGCGGCCAGACCGGCCTCAACCTCGCGGTCGCGCTGGCGGAGGCCGGCGTGCTCGAGGAATACGGCGTGAAACTGCTCGGGACGCCCCTCGAGGCGATCCGCAGGGCCGAGGACCGCGAGTTGTTCAAAGACGCCATGCGGTCGTTCGGCGAACCCGTCCCGGAGAGCGTCGTCGCGCACACCGTCGAGGAGGCGCGTGCCTTCGCCGCGCGCGTTGGTTTCCCCGTCGTCATCCGTCCCGCCTACACCCTGGGCGGCACCGGGGGCGGCATCGCGGCCGACGCGCGGTCGCTCGACGAGATCGCCTCCCGCGGACTCGCCGTCAGCCGAATCCACCAGGTGTTGGTCGAGCGCTCGGTCGCCGGCTGGAAGGAGATCGAATACGAGGTGATGCGCGACCGGCTCGACACCTGCATCACCGTCTGCAACATGGAGAACCTCGATCCGATGGGCGTGCACACCGGCGACAGCGTCGTCATCGCCCCGAGCCAGACGCTGAGCGACCGGGAGTACCAGATGCTGCGTAGCGCGAGCCTGCGGATCATCCGCGGCCTCGGCATCGAGGGGGGCTGCAATATCCAGTTCGCGCTCGACCCGCGCAGCACGCGCTACTACGTGATCGAGGTCAACCCCCGGGTCAGCCGCTCGAGCGCGCTCGCGAGCAAGGCGACCGGCTATCCGATCGCCCGCGTGGCGGCGAAGATCGCGCTCGGGCGCACGCTCGACGAGATCCGCAACGCGATCACCGGGGAGACGTTCGCCTGCTTCGAGCCGGCGCTCGACTACTGCGTCATCAAGATCCCGCGATGGCCGTTCGACAAGTTCCCCTACGTCGACCGCCGGCTCGGGACGCAGATGCAGGCGACGGGCGAGGCGATGGCGATCGGCCGCACGGTCGAAGAGGCCCTGCTCAAGGCGCTGCGGTCGCTCGACCAGCGCGTCGACGGCTTCGACTACCCCGCGGCCGCGGGCTGGTCGCGCGAGGCGCTCCGCCAGCGGATCGCGGAGCCGTGCGACGAGCGGCTGTTCGCGGTCGCAGAAGGCCTCCGCCGCGGCATGCTGCCGCAGGAAATCGCCGACCTCTCGCACATGGATCTGTTCTTCATCAACAAGATCGCCAACATCGTCGGCGTGCAGCTGAGGCTGCCCGGCCGGCGCGATCCCGAGACCCTGCGCGCGGCGAAGCGCATGGGGCTGCCGGACACGGCCGTCGCCCGGGCGTGGGACACGACCGAAGAGGCGGTCCGCGAGACCCGGTTTCGCGAGGGCATCCGGCCGGTGTACAAGGTCGTCGACACCTGCGCCGGCGAGTTTCCGGCGCGGACGCCGTACTTCTACTCGACCTACGGCCGCGAGGACGAGGTGCCGGACAGCCCGCGCCGCCGCATTGTCGTGCTCGGCTCCGGCCCGATCCGGATCGGGCAGGGGATCGAATTCGACTACTCGAGCGTCCATGCCGTGAAGGCGCTGCGCGACGGCGGCCTCGACGCGGTGCTGATCAACAACAACCCCGAGACGGTCAGCACCGACTTCGACGTCGCGAGCCGGCTGTATGTGGAGCCGCTGACGGTCGAGGACGTGCTGAACGTCATCGAGCGGGAGCGCGCCGACGGCGTGATCGTGCAGGTGGGGGGCCAGACCGGCCTCAACCTCGCCGGCCCGCTGGCCGCGCGCGGCGTGCGCGTGCTCGGCACGCCGGTCGAGGGGCTCGACGCGTCGGAGGACCGCGGCAAGTTCGACGAGCTGCTGCGCCGCCTCGAGATCGCGCACCCGGCCGGCGGCGCGGTGCGGTCGGTGCCGGAGGGACGCGCGCTGGCGGAACGGGTCGGATTCCCGCTGCTCGTCCGGCCGTCCTACGTGCTGGGCGGCCGGGGCATGGAGATCGTGGCGAACGCGGCCGAGCTCACCCGGTACTTGGAGTCGGCGTTCGCGGCCGATCCGGCGCATCCCGTGCTGACCGATACCTACGTCGAGGGGACGGAGGTCGAGGTCGACGCGGTCAGCGACGGCGACGCGGTGTATCTGCCCGGCATCATGGAGCACATCGAGCGCGCCGGCGTGCATTCAGGCGACAGCATCGCGGTGTTCCCGGCGCAGCATCTCAGCCCCGACGAGACCGACCAGGTCGTCGACGCTACGGTCGCGATCGCCCGCGCGCTCGGCGTGCGCGGCTTCCTCAACATCCAGTTCGTCGTGAAGGACGGCCGCGTCTACGTGCTCGAGGCCAACCTCCGCTCCAGCCGGACGATCCCGTTCGTGAGCAAGGCCGCCGGGGCGCCGCTCGTGCGGCTCGCCGTGCACGTCATGCTCGGCCGCACGCTCGCCGACCTGGGATATCCCGGCGTGACGCGCCTGCCGGCGCCGTCGCGCGTGTCGGTGAAAGCGCCGGTGTTCAGCAGCGAGAAGATGGCCCAGCTCGACGTGCTGCTCGGACCGGAGATGACCTCGACCGGCGAGGTGATGGGGCAGAACAGCAGCCTCCCCGGCGCGCTCTACCGCGCGCTGGTCGCCGCGGGGATCGAGATGCCGGAGCAGCGCGCGCTGCTCGCGAGCATCGCGGACCGGGACAAAGCGGGCGCCGTCGGGCTTGTGCGGCGGTTCGTCGACCTCGGATTCACGGTCTACGCGACGGACGACACGGCGAAGTATCTCGCGGAGCACGGGGTGCACGCGATCCACGTGAGCAAGAACGGCGATCCCGAGACCGCGCTGCGGCTCGTGCACGAGCGGGCGGTCAGCCTGGTGCTCAACACGCCGACGCGCGGCCGCACGCCGGGGCGCGCGGGGTTCGCGCTGCGCCGCGCGGCGTTCGAGCGCCACCTGCCGTGCTTCACCTCGCTCGACACGGCCGAGGCGTTCCTGGACGTGCTGGCCGCGATCAGGGCCGGCGAGATCCCGGCCCCGCACGCGGCGATGGAGGTTTCCCCCCTCTAGCGCCCGGCGCGGAGCCGTCCCTTCAGGCGCTCCGCCGCCGCCACCAACTCCTTCGCGATCGACGGCTCGAACGCGACGTGGCCGGCGTCCGGACAGAGGATGTACTCGGCTTCCGGCCACGCCTCGTGCAGGCGATTCGCGGTGTACGGCGGGCAGTCGAGGTCCCAGCGTCCCTGCACGATCGTCCCCGGAATCGAGCGGATGCGCCCGACGTCGCGGAGCAGCTGCCCCGGCTCGAGGAAGCAGTCGTGCACGAAGAAGTGGTTCTCGATGCGCGAGACCGGCAGCGCCTTCGCGTCGATCTCGGACTCGGCCTCCGCCACGGGATCGGGCAGCAGCGTCGTGCACCGCGCCTCGTAGTGCGACCACACGCGCGCCGCGCGCACGCGCACCTCGGGGTTCGGGTCGTTGAGGAGGGCGTGGTATCGCTGGAGCAGGCTCTTCGCGTCCCGGGGGCCCGGGCCCGAGGCTTCGGCAAATTCATTCCAGGCAACCGGCGAGAACAGTTTCATCCCCGTCATGAACCAGTCGAGCTCCGGCCACTCGGCGAGGAAGATGCCGCGCACGATGAGGCCGAGGCAGCGCTGGGGGTGGGTCTCGGCGTAGGCCAGGGTGAGCGTCGAGCCCCACGATCCGCCGAACACCGCCCAGCGATCGATCCCGCGCGATTCGCGCAGCCGCTCCATGTCGCCGATCAGATGCTGCGTGGTATTGTCCTTGATCTCCGCGAGCGGCTTGGAGCGGCCCGCCCCGCGCTGATCGAAGACGATGATGCGCCAGAAGTTGGGATCGTAGAACCGGCGGTGCGACGGGCCGGCGCCGCCGCCGGGCCCGCCGTGGACGAACACGATCGGAACGCCTTTCGGGTTGCCGCTCTCTTCCCAATACATCTCG includes the following:
- the carB gene encoding carbamoyl-phosphate synthase large subunit produces the protein MTGSISKVLVIGSGPITIGQAAEFDYSGSQACRSLSEEGVEVVLVNSNPATIMTDVETADRVYIEPLTVEFLTRVIARERPQGLLATLGGQTGLNLAVALAEAGVLEEYGVKLLGTPLEAIRRAEDRELFKDAMRSFGEPVPESVVAHTVEEARAFAARVGFPVVIRPAYTLGGTGGGIAADARSLDEIASRGLAVSRIHQVLVERSVAGWKEIEYEVMRDRLDTCITVCNMENLDPMGVHTGDSVVIAPSQTLSDREYQMLRSASLRIIRGLGIEGGCNIQFALDPRSTRYYVIEVNPRVSRSSALASKATGYPIARVAAKIALGRTLDEIRNAITGETFACFEPALDYCVIKIPRWPFDKFPYVDRRLGTQMQATGEAMAIGRTVEEALLKALRSLDQRVDGFDYPAAAGWSREALRQRIAEPCDERLFAVAEGLRRGMLPQEIADLSHMDLFFINKIANIVGVQLRLPGRRDPETLRAAKRMGLPDTAVARAWDTTEEAVRETRFREGIRPVYKVVDTCAGEFPARTPYFYSTYGREDEVPDSPRRRIVVLGSGPIRIGQGIEFDYSSVHAVKALRDGGLDAVLINNNPETVSTDFDVASRLYVEPLTVEDVLNVIERERADGVIVQVGGQTGLNLAGPLAARGVRVLGTPVEGLDASEDRGKFDELLRRLEIAHPAGGAVRSVPEGRALAERVGFPLLVRPSYVLGGRGMEIVANAAELTRYLESAFAADPAHPVLTDTYVEGTEVEVDAVSDGDAVYLPGIMEHIERAGVHSGDSIAVFPAQHLSPDETDQVVDATVAIARALGVRGFLNIQFVVKDGRVYVLEANLRSSRTIPFVSKAAGAPLVRLAVHVMLGRTLADLGYPGVTRLPAPSRVSVKAPVFSSEKMAQLDVLLGPEMTSTGEVMGQNSSLPGALYRALVAAGIEMPEQRALLASIADRDKAGAVGLVRRFVDLGFTVYATDDTAKYLAEHGVHAIHVSKNGDPETALRLVHERAVSLVLNTPTRGRTPGRAGFALRRAAFERHLPCFTSLDTAEAFLDVLAAIRAGEIPAPHAAMEVSPL
- the pip gene encoding prolyl aminopeptidase; the protein is MHPDAERHLFPAIEPHAGGHLALDGLHEMYWEESGNPKGVPIVFVHGGPGGGAGPSHRRFYDPNFWRIIVFDQRGAGRSKPLAEIKDNTTQHLIGDMERLRESRGIDRWAVFGGSWGSTLTLAYAETHPQRCLGLIVRGIFLAEWPELDWFMTGMKLFSPVAWNEFAEASGPGPRDAKSLLQRYHALLNDPNPEVRVRAARVWSHYEARCTTLLPDPVAEAESEIDAKALPVSRIENHFFVHDCFLEPGQLLRDVGRIRSIPGTIVQGRWDLDCPPYTANRLHEAWPEAEYILCPDAGHVAFEPSIAKELVAAAERLKGRLRAGR